A portion of the uncultured Draconibacterium sp. genome contains these proteins:
- a CDS encoding inorganic phosphate transporter, giving the protein MENFYLVLVVVLFALAISDLIVGVSNDAVNFLNSAIGSKAAPKWVIFLMASLGILVGATFSNGMMEVARKGIFHPDQFYFAEIMVIFLAVMITDIILLDMFNTFGMPTSTTVSIVFELLGAAVAVSVVKIKTAGGSVVAELYHYINSEKALAIISGILLSVFVAFTVGAIVMYLTRLLFSFEYGKSLKYFGSAFGGLAITAITYFMLIKGIKGSSYAGYMLDSGETVQEWAKHNTALIMIASFVGWTIIIQLLRWIFNIDILKVIVLVGTFALAMAFAGNDLVNFIGVPVAGFKSFQAWVASGMSPEAFSMDKLAGKSSTPIYMLLISGLVMVVTLIMSKKAQAVTKTEINLARQSEGMERFGSSLVARLMVRSSMNFNKSISRSMPSTVRDSVSRRFTPVPLGPANDPDTPAFDKIRASVNLVTASILIAIATSFKLPLSTTYVTFMVAMGTSLSDRAWDRESAVYRISGVFAVIGGWFLTAIIAFTVSGLVALLISVGGKFLIFVFVAVAIFMVIRTQFVFKKRNQKAIEEEEEAFHETDGVEKVMQKCKKHCVNAIQSSNNAFSMGITSFLQENRTNLKESILLKDKLNSKSKKIKSKIFDTLSKIEDHVDTGHYYVQVVDYQREIAHSLNFLIQPLFEHLDNHHKPFSKTQAEELQELAVKLDEFYSMGLAMIEQNAFDNLDDLIVKRDEIVDYLKKTEKNQIKRIKTKDVNTRNSMLYFNINSETKNLLMHSINLIKAHRDFVSYSVENGK; this is encoded by the coding sequence ATGGAAAATTTTTATTTGGTTCTAGTTGTCGTACTGTTTGCTTTGGCAATCTCCGACTTAATTGTTGGTGTAAGTAACGACGCAGTAAACTTTTTAAACTCTGCAATTGGCTCAAAAGCCGCACCTAAATGGGTTATCTTTTTGATGGCCAGTTTGGGTATTCTGGTTGGAGCAACCTTCTCAAACGGAATGATGGAAGTAGCCCGAAAAGGTATCTTTCATCCCGATCAGTTTTATTTTGCCGAAATCATGGTCATATTTTTGGCCGTAATGATTACGGATATCATTTTGCTCGACATGTTCAACACTTTCGGAATGCCAACATCTACAACGGTATCCATTGTATTCGAACTGTTGGGGGCTGCGGTAGCGGTTTCGGTGGTTAAAATTAAAACAGCCGGAGGATCGGTTGTTGCCGAACTCTACCATTACATTAACTCCGAAAAGGCGCTGGCCATAATCAGCGGTATTCTGCTTTCGGTGTTTGTGGCCTTTACGGTGGGAGCAATAGTTATGTACCTCACCCGCTTACTGTTTTCGTTTGAATATGGTAAAAGTCTGAAATATTTTGGATCGGCTTTCGGAGGATTGGCTATTACAGCCATCACTTATTTTATGCTGATTAAAGGTATTAAAGGATCATCATATGCAGGTTATATGTTGGATTCGGGCGAAACTGTTCAGGAGTGGGCAAAACACAATACGGCATTAATAATGATTGCCAGTTTTGTGGGATGGACCATCATTATTCAACTGTTACGCTGGATCTTCAACATCGATATCCTAAAAGTAATTGTACTGGTAGGAACTTTTGCTTTGGCAATGGCTTTTGCCGGCAACGATTTGGTTAACTTTATTGGAGTGCCGGTAGCCGGTTTTAAATCATTTCAGGCCTGGGTGGCATCAGGAATGAGTCCTGAAGCGTTCTCGATGGATAAACTGGCCGGAAAAAGCAGTACGCCGATATATATGCTGTTGATTTCCGGACTTGTTATGGTGGTTACTTTAATCATGTCGAAAAAAGCACAGGCAGTTACAAAAACCGAAATCAACCTGGCACGTCAGTCAGAAGGAATGGAGCGTTTTGGCTCGTCGTTGGTAGCACGACTGATGGTACGCAGCAGCATGAATTTCAATAAATCGATTAGTCGATCAATGCCATCAACAGTTCGCGATTCGGTAAGCCGCCGATTTACTCCCGTTCCATTAGGGCCGGCAAACGATCCTGATACGCCTGCTTTCGATAAAATTCGTGCATCGGTAAACCTGGTAACAGCAAGTATTCTTATTGCAATTGCTACTTCGTTTAAGTTGCCACTTTCAACAACTTATGTAACTTTTATGGTGGCCATGGGTACATCGTTATCCGACCGTGCGTGGGATCGCGAAAGTGCAGTGTACCGTATCTCGGGAGTATTTGCCGTTATTGGCGGATGGTTTTTAACCGCAATAATTGCTTTCACCGTGTCGGGATTAGTAGCATTGTTGATTTCGGTTGGTGGTAAATTTCTGATTTTTGTATTTGTAGCAGTTGCCATTTTTATGGTTATTCGCACACAGTTCGTATTTAAAAAGCGTAACCAGAAAGCTATTGAGGAAGAGGAAGAAGCATTTCATGAAACCGACGGAGTGGAAAAAGTGATGCAGAAATGTAAAAAGCACTGTGTAAATGCAATACAATCAAGCAATAATGCTTTTTCAATGGGTATCACAAGTTTCCTTCAGGAAAACAGAACTAATTTAAAGGAAAGTATCTTGTTGAAAGATAAGTTGAATTCAAAATCTAAAAAGATAAAGAGCAAGATATTCGACACGCTTTCAAAAATTGAAGACCATGTTGATACCGGACATTATTACGTTCAGGTAGTCGATTATCAGCGCGAAATTGCACACTCGCTAAACTTCCTTATTCAACCTTTATTCGAGCATTTGGATAATCACCATAAACCATTCTCGAAAACACAGGCAGAGGAATTACAGGAACTGGCAGTAAAACTCGATGAGTTTTATAGCATGGGGTTAGCAATGATTGAGCAAAACGCGTTCGATAATCTTGACGATTTGATTGTTAAACGCGATGAAATTGTGGATTATCTGAAAAAGACAGAGAAAAATCAAATTAAACGTATTAAAACGAAAGATGTAAATACGCGTAATTCAATGTTGTATTTCAACATAAACAGCGAAACCAAAAACCTGTTGATGCATTCAATCAACCTGATTAAAGCACACCGTGATTTTGTAAGCTACTCGGTTGAAAACGGTAAATAA
- a CDS encoding inorganic phosphate transporter produces the protein MENFYLILVIVLFALAISDLIVGVSNDAVNFLNSAVGSKAAPKWVIFLMASLGVLIGATFSSGMMEVARKGIFHPDMFVFSEIMIIFLAVMITDVILLDMFNTFGMPTSTTVSIVFELLGAAVSVSIVKIKTAGGSVLMELSQYINSSKALAIITGILLSVFIAFTVGAIVQYLTRLVFTFKYRGPMKYFGSIFGGLAITAITYFIVIKGMKGSTFASIELANGETVQEWLKHHTGLMLIYSFGFWVILIQLLKWIFNIKILKVVVLAGTFALAMAFAGNDLVNFIGVPLAGYNSFQAWMAAGATNPDTFSMAMLAGKVGTPTYMLLIAGLVMIVTLIMSKKAKSVIATSLDLSRQNEGDERFGSSFAARVIVRGTTKFNKRLRTILPNSVTEGVSSRFEPHSYVREDDQDPPSFDKIRASVNLVVASILIAIGTSLKLPLSTTYVTFMVAMGTSLSDRAWDRESAVYRISGVFAVIGGWFLTALIAFTVSGIVALLIAVSGKFMIFVFVVVAIIMVIRTHSMMKKREQQIAEEDEEIEEADAHEQILEKSSKQMAKAVKSSDEIVSEGIDCFLKEDRAGLKKVQESCKKFSKKAKQNRDKVYSTVTKFTEGTLDTSHFYVQMMEHKREMAHAVHFMLEPMIKHVENNHKPFIAEQHTELKDVKNRIDKFFKDVLKVIEEKSFENLDALIEERDDILEQIYRIEKNQIKRIKNKMVNTRNSQLFFKLISEMEYLLLHTVNLVKAYRDFITNTLQKNN, from the coding sequence ATGGAAAACTTTTACCTGATTCTTGTAATTGTACTTTTTGCTTTAGCTATTTCGGACCTGATTGTTGGAGTAAGTAACGATGCTGTGAATTTCCTTAATTCAGCAGTTGGATCGAAAGCAGCGCCCAAGTGGGTGATCTTTTTAATGGCGAGTTTAGGGGTGCTCATTGGTGCTACGTTCTCAAGTGGAATGATGGAAGTAGCGCGAAAAGGAATTTTTCATCCCGACATGTTTGTCTTTTCCGAAATCATGATCATTTTTCTGGCAGTAATGATAACCGATGTTATTTTGCTTGATATGTTCAACACTTTTGGGATGCCAACATCAACTACTGTTTCAATTGTTTTTGAATTGCTTGGTGCTGCGGTGTCAGTATCGATAGTAAAGATTAAAACAGCCGGAGGATCTGTATTGATGGAGTTGTCGCAATACATTAATTCGAGTAAGGCACTTGCTATTATTACCGGAATATTGCTTTCGGTGTTTATCGCTTTTACCGTTGGTGCAATTGTGCAGTACTTAACCCGCCTGGTGTTTACCTTTAAGTATCGTGGACCAATGAAATATTTTGGTTCAATATTTGGCGGTTTGGCCATTACAGCCATCACTTACTTTATTGTTATTAAAGGAATGAAAGGTTCTACTTTTGCCAGTATTGAGTTGGCAAATGGTGAAACAGTTCAGGAATGGTTAAAACACCACACCGGATTAATGCTTATATACAGTTTCGGTTTTTGGGTGATTTTAATTCAGTTATTAAAATGGATTTTCAACATAAAAATATTAAAGGTTGTTGTGCTGGCCGGAACATTTGCTTTGGCCATGGCTTTTGCCGGAAACGACCTTGTAAACTTTATTGGTGTTCCGCTGGCCGGATATAATTCTTTTCAGGCCTGGATGGCTGCCGGTGCTACCAATCCCGATACTTTTTCGATGGCAATGTTGGCAGGTAAAGTTGGTACACCAACCTATATGTTACTAATTGCCGGTTTGGTAATGATTGTAACACTGATAATGTCGAAAAAAGCAAAATCGGTGATTGCAACATCACTTGATTTATCGCGCCAGAATGAAGGTGACGAACGTTTTGGGTCGTCGTTTGCCGCGCGTGTAATTGTTCGCGGAACTACAAAGTTTAACAAACGACTTAGAACGATTCTGCCCAACTCGGTTACCGAAGGAGTGAGTTCGCGTTTTGAGCCACATAGCTACGTACGCGAAGATGATCAGGATCCGCCATCGTTCGATAAAATTCGGGCATCGGTTAACCTGGTAGTGGCAAGTATATTAATTGCCATAGGTACTTCGTTGAAACTGCCACTGTCTACCACTTACGTAACATTTATGGTGGCTATGGGTACTTCTCTGTCCGATCGTGCATGGGATCGCGAAAGTGCGGTTTATCGTATTTCAGGCGTATTTGCAGTAATCGGAGGGTGGTTTTTAACGGCTTTAATTGCTTTTACCGTTTCCGGAATTGTTGCGTTGCTGATAGCTGTTAGTGGCAAGTTTATGATTTTTGTATTTGTTGTTGTAGCCATCATCATGGTTATTCGTACGCATAGCATGATGAAAAAACGCGAGCAACAAATTGCCGAAGAAGACGAAGAAATTGAAGAGGCAGATGCTCATGAACAAATTTTAGAGAAAAGCTCGAAACAAATGGCCAAAGCTGTAAAATCAAGCGATGAGATTGTTTCGGAAGGAATTGACTGCTTCTTGAAAGAAGACCGGGCCGGATTGAAAAAGGTACAGGAATCGTGCAAGAAATTTTCGAAAAAAGCAAAACAGAATCGCGATAAGGTTTATTCAACAGTTACAAAATTTACCGAGGGAACGCTGGATACGAGCCACTTTTATGTGCAAATGATGGAGCATAAACGCGAAATGGCGCACGCCGTGCATTTTATGCTTGAGCCAATGATTAAGCACGTTGAGAATAATCACAAACCATTTATTGCCGAGCAGCATACTGAATTAAAAGATGTAAAAAATAGAATAGATAAATTCTTTAAAGATGTGTTGAAAGTTATTGAAGAGAAATCTTTTGAAAATCTTGATGCATTGATTGAAGAGCGCGACGATATTCTTGAACAGATTTACCGTATAGAGAAAAACCAGATCAAACGTATTAAAAATAAGATGGTTAATACGCGCAATTCGCAGTTGTTCTTTAAGTTGATTTCGGAGATGGAATATCTTTTATTGCACACCGTAAATCTGGTTAAAGCGTACCGCGATTTTATAACCAATACGCTTCAAAAGAATAATTAA
- a CDS encoding ATP-binding protein, with product MRTYSSKFLATLVAVILTLLAFGITLLAHYFGENILVIAISTLAFFGAAYFAILYIVKKYIIDRIKPLYNTIRDLPLSGKKMEEKIDSNSLLLNVKYEVEEWAKTQLKEIERLKELEKYRKDFVGNVSHELKTPIFNIQGYVLTLLEGGLEDPKINKLYLKRTEKSIDRMVSIVEDLESITKLESGELKLNMTRFDIVKTVEEVIEMEHWQASESQITVQIINKPDRPIFVKADKKRILEVITNLIVNAIKYGKQNGFVNISFHDLEDNIIVEVADNGIGIDKKDLRRIFERFFRVDKSRSREQGGTGLGLSIVKHIIEAHNQSINVRSVLDQGTTFNFTLEKQK from the coding sequence ATGAGAACTTATTCTTCGAAATTCCTTGCCACACTGGTTGCCGTAATTTTAACCTTGCTGGCATTTGGCATTACATTACTGGCTCACTACTTTGGCGAGAATATTTTGGTTATTGCAATATCAACATTAGCATTTTTTGGTGCCGCCTATTTTGCAATACTTTACATTGTTAAAAAGTACATTATCGACCGGATAAAACCGCTGTACAACACCATTCGCGATTTACCGCTTAGTGGTAAAAAGATGGAGGAAAAAATAGACTCGAACAGTTTGTTGTTAAACGTAAAGTACGAGGTTGAAGAATGGGCAAAAACCCAACTGAAAGAAATTGAACGACTTAAGGAACTGGAAAAATACCGCAAAGATTTTGTGGGAAATGTATCGCACGAATTAAAAACCCCGATCTTTAATATTCAGGGTTATGTGCTTACACTTTTAGAAGGTGGACTGGAAGACCCGAAGATTAACAAATTATACCTGAAACGTACCGAGAAAAGTATCGACCGCATGGTATCGATTGTTGAAGACCTGGAGTCGATTACCAAATTAGAATCGGGCGAGTTGAAACTGAACATGACCCGTTTTGATATTGTAAAAACAGTTGAAGAGGTAATTGAAATGGAACACTGGCAAGCATCAGAAAGCCAAATAACCGTTCAGATTATTAATAAACCCGACCGACCGATTTTTGTAAAAGCCGACAAAAAACGAATTCTGGAAGTGATAACAAACCTAATTGTAAATGCCATAAAATATGGTAAACAAAATGGTTTTGTAAACATTTCATTTCACGATTTAGAGGACAATATAATTGTTGAAGTTGCCGACAACGGAATAGGTATCGACAAAAAAGATTTGCGCCGTATTTTCGAACGCTTTTTCCGTGTCGACAAATCGCGTTCGCGCGAACAGGGCGGTACCGGACTTGGCCTTTCAATTGTAAAACACATTATCGAAGCTCATAATCAATCTATTAACGTTCGAAGTGTGCTCGACCAGGGAACTACATTTAATTTTACGCTTGAAAAGCAAAAATAG
- a CDS encoding response regulator transcription factor produces MSENQFKVLLVDDELDILEFLSYNLEKEGYQVFTARNGAEAIKVAEKQVPHLIILDVMMPEMDGIAACEELRKIPALSSTVIAFLTARGEDYSQIAGFEAGADDYITKPVRPKVLVSRVKALLKRTGEATQPVEVVDTNTVTIGNLLIDKERYLIRIGDNEMILPRKEFELLSLLVSKPGKVFTREEIYYSVWGENVVVGDRTIDVHIRKLREKIGNDHIKTLKGIGYKFVE; encoded by the coding sequence ATGAGTGAAAATCAATTTAAAGTATTATTGGTTGATGACGAGTTGGATATCCTTGAGTTCCTGAGTTACAACCTCGAAAAGGAAGGATATCAGGTATTTACTGCCCGAAATGGAGCTGAAGCAATTAAAGTTGCGGAAAAACAGGTACCACATCTCATTATACTCGACGTAATGATGCCTGAAATGGATGGCATTGCTGCCTGCGAAGAACTTCGGAAAATTCCGGCATTGAGTAGTACCGTTATAGCCTTTTTAACTGCCCGTGGCGAAGACTACTCGCAGATAGCCGGGTTTGAGGCTGGTGCCGACGACTATATTACAAAACCGGTTCGTCCAAAAGTTTTGGTTAGCCGGGTAAAAGCATTGCTAAAACGCACCGGCGAAGCTACCCAGCCTGTTGAAGTGGTAGATACCAATACTGTTACAATTGGCAACCTGCTGATTGACAAAGAACGTTACCTTATTCGCATTGGCGACAACGAAATGATATTGCCACGAAAAGAGTTTGAGCTACTTTCATTATTGGTTTCGAAACCGGGAAAAGTATTTACCCGCGAAGAAATTTATTACTCGGTGTGGGGCGAAAACGTAGTTGTTGGCGACAGAACGATCGATGTTCATATTCGTAAGTTACGCGAAAAAATTGGCAACGACCATATTAAAACCTTAAAAGGAATTGGTTATAAATTTGTTGAATAA
- a CDS encoding phosphatase PAP2 family protein, protein MSEKVARIISIIFHPVLIPTIGMFLLLHSGFYFELLFWEAKRFVLLVVFFTTCILPLLSVAILSLNPRFNVNMPNSRDRLVPLLSTSVFYYLGFILLRKVQAVPEFKLFMLASVLVIVALLVVSLKWKISNHMAAIGGLSGTLFALSFRNGVNPVYSVLIVVLLSGLIGTARLILGKHDLKQLIAGYGLGFIVLYLVLYFV, encoded by the coding sequence ATGTCGGAGAAAGTAGCCCGAATTATATCCATAATATTTCACCCGGTACTGATACCAACTATTGGTATGTTTTTGCTTTTGCACTCCGGATTTTATTTCGAATTACTTTTTTGGGAGGCAAAGCGTTTTGTGCTACTGGTGGTATTTTTTACTACATGCATTTTGCCCTTGCTTTCGGTAGCGATACTCTCGCTAAATCCGCGTTTTAATGTAAATATGCCTAACAGTCGCGATCGGTTGGTTCCATTGTTAAGCACTTCGGTTTTTTACTACCTGGGCTTTATTTTGTTACGAAAAGTACAGGCAGTGCCCGAGTTTAAATTATTTATGCTGGCCTCGGTGTTGGTAATTGTTGCACTTCTTGTAGTATCGCTTAAATGGAAAATCAGTAACCACATGGCAGCAATTGGTGGTTTGTCCGGAACTTTATTTGCATTGTCGTTTCGCAATGGAGTAAACCCGGTTTATTCGGTTTTAATTGTTGTGTTACTTTCCGGCTTAATCGGAACTGCACGGCTAATCCTGGGCAAGCACGATCTGAAACAATTAATTGCCGGCTACGGGCTTGGTTTTATTGTACTTTATCTTGTACTTTATTTTGTGTGA
- the rpoN gene encoding RNA polymerase factor sigma-54, protein MEQKLTLQQKLLQKLSPQQIQVIKLLEIPTMQLEQRIKKELEENPVLELESDSPSSVEDQLDDSRDNNSDVDNEEFSMDDYYEDDEIPTYKLNVNNYSKDDKYIDVPFSVGTSFHEFLNEQLGLADLNDEEQQLAEYIIGNIDDDGYLRRDLMAISDDLAFNMNLDVPEEKLEKILLAIQEFDPPGIAARNLRECLLLQLERKESDDYELPKAIVKNYFDEFTKKHYDKIRSKLELSDEELKKGIDEVLKLNPKPGSSYNNPLNKSNQHIVPDFILELVDGELSLSLNQRNVPELKINDTYSEMLKTMSQNQKSQKSDKEAMTFVKQKMDSAKWFIDAIHQRQTTLLLTMSEIISFQKEYFQEGDETKLRPMILKDIAERTGLDISTISRVSNSKYIQTHFGIYPLKYFFSEGLAKDDGEEVSTREIKKILQECIESEDKRKPLTDEKLAQILKEKSYNIARRTVAKYREQLGISVARLRKEL, encoded by the coding sequence ATGGAGCAAAAACTAACATTACAACAGAAGCTGCTCCAAAAGTTATCACCTCAGCAAATTCAGGTGATCAAGCTTTTGGAAATCCCAACTATGCAACTCGAGCAGCGAATTAAAAAGGAATTAGAAGAAAATCCGGTTTTGGAATTGGAATCGGACTCTCCCTCTTCAGTAGAAGATCAGTTGGATGACAGCCGCGATAATAACTCGGATGTAGACAATGAGGAGTTTTCGATGGATGACTATTACGAGGATGATGAAATTCCAACCTATAAGCTAAATGTAAACAACTATTCGAAAGACGATAAATACATCGATGTACCTTTTTCGGTGGGCACAAGTTTTCATGAATTTTTGAATGAACAGCTGGGACTTGCAGATTTAAATGATGAGGAGCAGCAGCTTGCCGAATACATTATAGGGAATATTGATGATGACGGTTATCTTCGGCGTGATTTAATGGCCATTAGCGACGATTTGGCATTTAACATGAATCTGGATGTTCCGGAAGAAAAACTGGAGAAAATTTTATTGGCTATTCAGGAATTTGATCCTCCTGGAATTGCTGCCCGAAATTTACGCGAGTGTTTGTTGTTGCAACTCGAACGTAAAGAGAGCGATGATTATGAACTTCCAAAGGCTATCGTAAAAAACTATTTTGATGAGTTTACAAAAAAGCATTACGATAAAATCAGGTCGAAACTGGAACTGTCGGATGAGGAACTTAAAAAGGGAATCGACGAGGTTCTTAAGTTAAATCCGAAACCAGGTAGTTCGTATAATAACCCTTTAAATAAATCAAATCAGCATATTGTCCCCGATTTTATTCTGGAGTTGGTTGATGGAGAATTGAGCCTATCGTTAAATCAGCGAAATGTTCCTGAACTAAAAATCAACGACACTTATTCGGAGATGCTGAAAACCATGAGCCAAAATCAAAAATCACAAAAATCAGACAAAGAAGCGATGACTTTTGTGAAGCAAAAAATGGATTCGGCAAAATGGTTTATTGATGCGATACACCAGCGACAAACAACATTGTTGCTTACCATGTCCGAAATTATAAGTTTTCAGAAAGAGTATTTTCAGGAAGGCGACGAGACAAAACTTCGCCCGATGATTCTGAAAGATATTGCTGAAAGAACAGGTCTCGATATTTCCACCATTTCGAGGGTTTCGAACAGTAAATACATTCAAACGCATTTTGGAATATATCCGCTCAAGTATTTCTTTTCTGAAGGCTTGGCAAAAGACGATGGCGAAGAAGTATCGACACGCGAGATTAAAAAGATTTTGCAGGAATGTATTGAAAGTGAAGATAAACGCAAGCCATTAACCGATGAAAAACTGGCTCAGATACTGAAGGAAAAATCGTATAATATTGCGCGCAGAACAGTTGCTAAATATCGCGAACAGTTGGGAATATCGGTAGCCCGTTTACGAAAAGAACTTTAA
- the asnS gene encoding asparagine--tRNA ligase gives MARLKIKEILKNGEIGSEVIAKGWVRTKRGSKNVNFIALNDGSTINNLQVVVDVESFDEELLHDITTGAAIAVTGELVESAGSGQNVELNAKSIDLLGKADPEKYPIQPKKHSLEFLRENAHLRFRTNTFSAVFRIRHAMAFAIHKYFNEKGFNYLHTPIVTASDAEGAGQMFRVSTLDAKNPPLTEEGEVDYTQDFFGKATNLTVSGQLEGELGALALGEIYTFGPTFRAENSNTTRHLAEFWMIEPEMAFYDLKDNMNLAEEFLKYCIQYALDNCMDDLRFLADRLKQEEKNKPQDQRSMDLIEKLEFVLKNDFVRLPYTEAIEVLKNSKPYKKKKFQFPVDWGVDLQSEHERYLVEKHFKCPVILTDYPKDIKAFYMKQNDDGKTVGAMDVLFPGIGEIIGGSQREEDLDKLTTRMEEMDIPAEEMWWYLDTRRFGSVVHSGFGLGFERLMLFVTGMGNIRDVIAFPRAPKNAEF, from the coding sequence ATGGCACGTTTAAAAATTAAAGAAATTCTGAAGAATGGAGAAATTGGCAGCGAAGTAATTGCCAAAGGTTGGGTACGAACAAAGCGCGGAAGTAAAAATGTAAATTTTATTGCGCTGAACGATGGATCGACCATAAATAATCTTCAGGTGGTGGTTGATGTTGAAAGTTTTGACGAAGAATTGTTACACGATATAACAACCGGGGCGGCTATTGCTGTAACCGGAGAATTGGTAGAGTCGGCAGGAAGCGGACAAAATGTTGAGCTAAATGCAAAATCAATTGATTTGCTTGGCAAAGCCGATCCTGAAAAATATCCGATTCAACCTAAAAAACACTCGCTCGAGTTTTTGCGCGAAAATGCGCATTTGCGTTTCCGTACCAATACGTTTAGCGCAGTGTTTCGTATCCGCCACGCAATGGCTTTTGCCATTCATAAATACTTTAACGAAAAAGGATTTAACTACCTGCACACGCCAATTGTAACGGCCAGCGATGCTGAGGGAGCCGGACAAATGTTCCGCGTTTCAACACTTGATGCAAAAAATCCACCGTTAACCGAAGAGGGCGAGGTAGATTACACTCAGGATTTTTTCGGAAAAGCTACCAATTTAACAGTTTCCGGTCAGTTGGAAGGCGAATTGGGTGCGCTTGCCCTTGGTGAGATTTATACCTTCGGTCCAACATTCCGTGCCGAAAACTCGAATACAACTCGTCACCTGGCAGAATTTTGGATGATCGAGCCAGAAATGGCTTTCTACGACTTGAAAGACAACATGAATTTGGCCGAAGAGTTTCTGAAATATTGTATCCAATATGCTTTGGATAACTGTATGGATGATCTGAGGTTTTTAGCAGATCGTTTAAAGCAGGAGGAAAAAAATAAACCTCAAGACCAGCGCTCGATGGACTTGATTGAAAAGCTGGAGTTTGTTTTGAAAAACGATTTTGTGCGTTTACCATACACCGAGGCGATAGAGGTGCTGAAAAACTCGAAACCATATAAGAAGAAGAAATTCCAGTTCCCGGTTGATTGGGGCGTTGACCTGCAAAGTGAGCACGAACGCTACCTTGTTGAGAAACACTTTAAGTGTCCGGTAATTCTTACTGATTATCCGAAAGACATTAAAGCGTTTTACATGAAACAAAACGACGATGGAAAAACTGTTGGCGCAATGGATGTTCTGTTTCCTGGTATTGGCGAAATTATTGGTGGATCGCAACGCGAGGAAGACCTTGACAAACTAACCACTCGGATGGAAGAAATGGATATTCCGGCCGAAGAAATGTGGTGGTATTTAGATACCCGCCGTTTCGGATCGGTAGTGCATAGCGGCTTTGGGCTTGGTTTCGAGCGCCTTATGCTTTTTGTTACCGGAATGGGTAACATCCGCGACGTAATTGCGTTTCCACGTGCACCAAAAAATGCTGAATTTTGA
- a CDS encoding DUF2202 domain-containing protein, with protein MNRLRTFLFTMLAGLAITFTACSENDSADEAINFEDKSVEFYATLGDSITFDNEVTAADSAGLLLMREEEILARDVYLYFYEMYGQNIFGNIASSEDRHASSVLYLLDGYGIEDPATGVTGEFTNEVLGDLYVALTEQGSESLAAALAVGATIEDLDISDLKLQLANTENADIIRVYENLLQGSENHMRGFVRNLEALGETYTPQYITEEEYDAILAGTNGQGYGKGGNGYGNGGRGNGQGGYRYGQNR; from the coding sequence ATGAACAGATTAAGAACTTTTTTATTTACAATGTTAGCAGGCCTGGCAATTACTTTCACGGCTTGCTCGGAGAACGATAGCGCAGACGAAGCTATTAATTTTGAAGATAAGAGTGTTGAATTTTACGCCACACTTGGCGACTCCATTACCTTTGATAATGAAGTTACAGCGGCAGATTCGGCTGGGTTGCTTTTGATGCGAGAAGAAGAAATACTTGCCCGCGATGTTTACCTTTACTTTTACGAAATGTATGGACAGAACATTTTCGGCAACATTGCCAGTAGCGAAGACCGACATGCCAGTTCGGTGCTGTACTTGCTTGATGGATACGGCATTGAAGATCCGGCAACAGGAGTAACAGGTGAATTTACAAACGAAGTTTTGGGCGATTTATATGTTGCCCTCACTGAACAAGGATCGGAAAGTTTAGCGGCGGCCCTCGCAGTTGGAGCTACCATTGAAGACCTGGATATTTCTGATTTGAAACTACAGTTGGCCAATACCGAAAACGCCGACATAATCCGGGTTTATGAGAATTTGTTACAAGGTTCGGAAAACCACATGCGCGGATTTGTGCGGAATTTGGAAGCTCTTGGAGAAACATACACTCCTCAGTATATTACGGAAGAAGAATATGACGCAATATTAGCCGGAACAAACGGTCAGGGATACGGTAAAGGAGGAAATGGTTATGGTAACGGCGGACGTGGAAATGGACAAGGAGGTTACAGATACGGTCAGAACAGATAA